CTGGACGGCCGCACGAGGCAGCGGCGCGAGGCTGAAACGGGCCACAGAGTGGCCTTGTCGTGTGTGGTGTCCCCAGAAGACACCAGCTCTCAGACGGAGGCCGGGAGACACAGGCGCACCTGTCCTGCTGGAAGGCGGCGGAAAGACGGAGCTGGAACCGGAAGTGCGGGTGAAGTAACGCACCAGGCTCTCGGGCCTGCGGCCCCCGCCGTGCCCCGCGCTTGCTGCCGTGACGAGAAAGTGTGGCCCCAGCCGAGTGGGGGGACCGGGCCTCTCTCCCCACCAGGCTCCCGCTGAGGGTCTGATGGCCCTCTCCGGGGACCGTGCTGCCAGCCACAATCCTGGCCCCTTGCAACCCTGACCAACACGGGCGACAGGATGTAGGTGGGCGGCTCCTCACTTCCCAGAATTCTACGGAATCCTTTTCGTGTGTGCGGGGTTCCAAGAGATGGCCGTCGGTggagcgaccgacttcggctcaggtcacgatctcacggttcgtgggttcgagccccgcgtcgggttctgtgctgacggctcagagcctggagctgcttccgattctgtgtctcctttctctacccctccccctgttcacactgtctctctctctcaataaataaacattaaagaaatctgTGTTAATTGGTAACATTTCACATACCTTTGAGACGCAAGAAAGTCAGAAACTCGATTATCGTGCGCACAACAGCGTCCTCGGACATCGGCCTGGCGAAGCTTCCTAGAGAACAGAAAGGATCTGGGTCCCCAAACCCACCACACGGGGGtccacacctcccctccccactgcagaGCCCTGGGCATCTGGAAGTCCGTGGACTGGCCGAGACCCCTCCTCAGGGGGCCTTGCTCGGCACAGCGGGGAGgtaggggggttggggggagagccTTGGGTCAAGGCCAAACTCTTCTGAGGGCTGGAGCCTAGGGACCTGCGTGCCCTGGAGGGGGCGGCCCTCTCACCTGGCCTGGCCGCGTCCTCAGGCGGGAGCTCCCGCTTGCCGGTGAGGCCGGGCTTCTCCTGAAACGGTCTGTGGTTGTCAACGGCATCTGTTTCCGGGCAGAGAGGAGAGCCGTGGCCGTTACCGCAGTGACCCGCGCGCCCCGTCCCAGAGCAGGACGGCCTGGCTGCTGGTGATCGACGCGCACGGCGAGCACAGCGCGGTGGGCACACCACAGAAGCAGGAACATTCTCGGGCCGCGAAGAGCTTGTGCCAGGGCCGGAGGCCCGGACCTCCCCTAGATGCTGGGACTCTGCCGAAACgaggagccccccaggcaggAGGGGAGCGAGGGGGGCGTCCGGGGGCCCCAGGGGTGCTG
The nucleotide sequence above comes from Suricata suricatta isolate VVHF042 unplaced genomic scaffold, meerkat_22Aug2017_6uvM2_HiC HiC_scaffold_2611, whole genome shotgun sequence. Encoded proteins:
- the GAL gene encoding galanin peptides — encoded protein: SQHLGEVRASGPGTSSSRPENVPASVVCPPRCARRARRSPAARPSCSGTGRAGHCGNGHGSPLCPETDAVDNHRPFQEKPGLTGKRELPPEDAARPGSFARPMSEDAVVRTIIEFLTFLRLKGM